The following are from one region of the Halodesulfurarchaeum sp. HSR-GB genome:
- a CDS encoding DUF502 domain-containing protein — MATWKRDFASGLVVLLPILVTLYVVYWVLAQLGRVAVLSDVLGNPFMSALLTLVVFVLFVFAVGYLMRTALGSILEEYIDQVFNRLPGLRVVYNASKMAVETALTGTEDLQAPVRLEVWEGMRMTAFKTGKHTNDGRDILFLPTAPNITTGYVIEVEPDRYEAVDESVEEALTRVLSAGFGENESGDLAASLLDAGDDKDEDA; from the coding sequence ATGGCGACCTGGAAACGGGACTTCGCGAGCGGCCTCGTGGTCCTCTTGCCGATTCTCGTCACGCTGTACGTGGTTTACTGGGTACTCGCCCAGCTGGGGCGGGTGGCCGTGCTCTCCGACGTCCTGGGCAATCCCTTCATGAGCGCGCTGCTCACGCTGGTGGTCTTCGTGCTCTTTGTGTTCGCGGTCGGCTATCTGATGCGGACCGCGCTGGGCTCGATCCTCGAGGAGTACATCGACCAAGTGTTCAACCGGCTCCCGGGCCTGCGGGTGGTCTACAACGCCTCGAAGATGGCCGTCGAGACGGCGCTTACGGGGACCGAGGACCTCCAGGCCCCGGTCCGACTCGAAGTCTGGGAGGGCATGCGGATGACCGCGTTCAAGACGGGCAAACATACCAACGACGGCCGGGACATCCTCTTTCTCCCGACCGCCCCGAACATCACCACCGGTTACGTGATCGAGGTCGAACCCGACCGCTACGAGGCGGTCGACGAAAGTGTCGAAGAAGCGCTGACCCGGGTGCTCTCTGCTGGCTTCGGTGAGAACGAGTCGGGCGATCTCGCGGCGTCACTGTTGGACGCCGGGGACGACAAAGACGAAGACGCCTAG
- a CDS encoding NCS2 family permease yields MGLTDTVSRYFDLDGRGSDLRTESIAGLTTFLTMSYIIVVNPALLSIVISPEGVSDVRVFQMLAVVTILASVAGMLVMAFYADLPFGLAPGMGLNAFFVTVVLSPTLNITWQTALAAVFVEGIVFVALTLVGAREYVINLFPEPVKLGVGAGIGLFLASIGLQFMRITAVDPDDMMTLSPVLAQDPVAIVAVIGILLTFFLYVKGIRGAIVLGILTTAVMGYIAGALGFEPFSGTLPKEGQILASDVTLAPGIDQITYGASAYDITPLVGAFLDGIQGVEAVTFAFVVFTFFFVDFFDTAGTLTGLGQEAGYLDEDGDFPEMNKPLMADAVGTTIGSILGTSTVTTFVESSTGIEEGGRTGLTALVIAALFLVALIFVPLVGAIPSFAPYVALVIVAVFMVRNVTEIKWEDPAHAIPATLTIALMPLTSSIATGIAAGLVSYPIVKGAQGEVSDVRLGQWALAALVILYYFVRTNALV; encoded by the coding sequence ATGGGCCTCACAGATACCGTGTCCCGATACTTCGATCTCGATGGGCGGGGGTCGGATCTCCGCACCGAGTCGATCGCCGGGCTGACCACGTTTTTGACGATGAGTTACATCATCGTCGTCAACCCGGCGCTTCTGAGCATCGTCATCTCCCCCGAGGGCGTCTCGGACGTACGGGTGTTCCAGATGCTGGCGGTCGTCACGATCCTGGCCTCGGTGGCCGGGATGCTCGTGATGGCCTTCTACGCTGACCTCCCGTTCGGTCTCGCCCCGGGCATGGGATTGAACGCCTTCTTCGTCACGGTCGTCCTCTCCCCGACGCTGAACATCACCTGGCAGACCGCCCTCGCGGCGGTGTTCGTGGAGGGGATCGTCTTCGTGGCACTCACACTCGTGGGCGCCCGCGAGTACGTGATCAACCTCTTCCCGGAACCGGTCAAGCTGGGAGTCGGGGCCGGGATCGGGCTGTTCCTGGCGTCGATCGGACTCCAGTTCATGCGGATCACCGCGGTCGATCCGGACGACATGATGACCCTGAGTCCCGTCCTGGCACAGGACCCGGTCGCGATCGTCGCCGTCATCGGTATCCTGCTTACCTTCTTCCTTTATGTCAAGGGCATTCGGGGCGCGATCGTTCTGGGCATCCTGACGACGGCGGTTATGGGCTATATCGCCGGCGCGCTCGGGTTCGAACCCTTCTCCGGCACGCTGCCGAAGGAGGGCCAGATCCTGGCATCCGACGTGACGCTGGCCCCCGGCATCGATCAGATCACCTACGGCGCGTCGGCCTACGACATCACGCCGCTCGTGGGCGCGTTCCTCGACGGGATCCAGGGCGTGGAGGCCGTGACCTTCGCGTTCGTCGTGTTCACGTTCTTCTTCGTGGACTTCTTCGACACCGCGGGGACGCTGACCGGACTCGGCCAGGAGGCCGGCTACCTCGACGAGGACGGTGACTTCCCCGAGATGAACAAGCCGCTGATGGCCGACGCCGTCGGGACGACCATCGGTTCGATCCTGGGGACCTCGACGGTCACGACCTTCGTCGAGTCCTCGACCGGGATCGAGGAGGGCGGTCGAACCGGGCTCACCGCGCTGGTGATCGCGGCGCTCTTCCTGGTCGCACTGATCTTCGTGCCCCTCGTGGGTGCGATCCCCTCCTTTGCGCCGTACGTCGCGCTGGTCATCGTCGCGGTCTTCATGGTCCGGAACGTCACCGAAATCAAGTGGGAGGATCCGGCCCACGCCATTCCTGCCACGCTCACCATCGCGCTGATGCCCCTGACGAGTTCGATCGCGACGGGTATCGCCGCCGGACTCGTGTCCTATCCGATCGTCAAGGGCGCACAGGGCGAAGTGAGTGACGTGCGACTTGGCCAGTGGGCGCTGGCCGCGCTGGTGATCCTCTACTACTTCGTTCGCACGAACGCCCTGGTCTGA
- the nikR gene encoding nickel-responsive transcriptional regulator NikR, giving the protein MAVVSISMPDSLLEQLDAFAEEHGFTGRSEVLREASRTLMEEFDEKRLEDRDLMAIVTVLFDYQTTDVEEALIDLRHEYEDLVASNLHSHVGENNCMELFVLEGDLDEISEFVGRLRATKDTLLLDHSVVPVDDLGDKPL; this is encoded by the coding sequence ATGGCCGTCGTCAGCATCTCGATGCCCGACTCCCTCCTCGAACAACTCGACGCGTTCGCGGAGGAGCACGGGTTCACGGGCCGCAGCGAGGTCCTCCGGGAGGCGAGTCGCACGTTGATGGAGGAGTTCGACGAGAAGCGTCTGGAGGACCGGGACCTCATGGCGATCGTCACGGTCCTTTTCGACTACCAGACGACGGACGTCGAGGAGGCCCTGATCGACCTGCGGCACGAGTACGAGGACCTGGTCGCCTCGAACCTCCACAGTCACGTCGGCGAAAACAACTGCATGGAACTGTTCGTTCTGGAGGGAGACCTGGACGAAATCTCCGAGTTCGTGGGTCGGCTCCGGGCCACCAAGGACACCCTGCTCCTCGATCACTCGGTCGTTCCGGTTGATGACCTGGGCGACAAACCGCTCTAG
- a CDS encoding phosphoribosyltransferase family protein, whose product MNRAEKATLQLRALDVLRSLKETRTYDELAAETGLPAGDLNRYVNGHVLPGASRARQIVAEFGRDAIEAEIADRVERDADGYVDNSGIVFDQPLLDLVGPVAAEAFGFETPDVVLTAATDGITLAASLASHYGARCAYAKKSKETAVEEFIEARKRLESGIEITYYLPAAAISPGDAVLVVDDLIRSGETQELLLEVVETAGAHVAGVFTLIAVGEDGIDRARAHTDAPVGTLVELS is encoded by the coding sequence ATGAACCGAGCCGAGAAGGCCACACTCCAGCTCCGGGCCCTGGACGTGCTGCGCTCGCTCAAGGAGACCCGGACCTACGACGAACTCGCCGCGGAGACCGGGCTCCCGGCGGGCGATCTCAATCGCTATGTCAACGGACACGTCCTCCCGGGGGCCTCGCGGGCCCGTCAGATCGTCGCCGAGTTCGGTCGGGACGCGATCGAGGCCGAGATCGCCGACCGGGTCGAACGTGACGCCGACGGCTACGTCGACAACTCCGGGATCGTCTTCGACCAGCCACTCCTGGATCTCGTGGGCCCGGTGGCCGCCGAGGCCTTCGGCTTCGAGACTCCCGATGTGGTCCTCACCGCGGCCACCGACGGCATCACCCTCGCGGCCTCGCTGGCGAGTCACTACGGGGCCCGCTGTGCGTACGCCAAGAAATCGAAGGAGACTGCCGTCGAGGAGTTCATCGAGGCCCGCAAGCGCCTGGAGTCGGGCATCGAGATCACCTACTACCTGCCGGCCGCGGCCATCTCACCGGGTGATGCGGTGCTGGTCGTGGACGACCTCATCCGGTCGGGCGAGACCCAGGAGCTGTTGCTGGAAGTCGTCGAAACTGCCGGCGCCCACGTCGCTGGCGTCTTCACGCTCATCGCGGTCGGCGAGGACGGCATCGACCGTGCCCGTGCGCATACGGACGCGCCGGTCGGGACGCTCGTCGAACTCTCCTGA
- the thrS gene encoding threonine--tRNA ligase: MSTVTITLPDGSELEVESGATVEDVAYEIGPGLGRDTVAGRVDGELVAKEEPIEADAELQIVTEGSEDYLEVLRHTASHVFAQALQRIHPEAKLAIGPATDEGFYYDVDGVELDQDDLRAIQAEMEAIIEADYDVERVELSRNEALEFYEDNPYKQEILEDEAAGEGPISFYRQDDWQDLCKGPHVSSTGAVGAVELLNVSAAYWRGDEDRATLTRVYGTAFPDQDELEDYLEKREQAKERDHRRLGTELELFSIPDVTGPGLPLYHPNGKTVLRELESYVTEMNLDEDYDYVETPHLFRTELWKQSGHYDNYVDDMFLLDVNDEEYGLKPMNCPGHAMIFDQTTWSYRDLPERYAEDGKVYRKEQRGELSGLSRVWAFTIDDGHLFVRPDQIEAEVSTIVDMIFEVLETFDLEAEVALATRPEKSVGSDEIWETAESQLREVLADLGLEYDLEEGDGAFYGPKIDFAFEDALGRTWDGPTVQLDFNMPERFDLTYTGADNEDHRPVMIHRALYGSYERFFMVLIEHFNGKFPLWLAPEQVRILPVSDTNLAYARSVADRLDEAGFRVEVEDRDWTVGKKIQGTHEDRVPYMLVLGDEEESAGQISVRDREEREEKGIEFESFLDHLVAERDERRIEPDFLAE, from the coding sequence ATGAGCACGGTCACGATTACCCTGCCCGACGGCTCCGAACTCGAGGTCGAGTCGGGGGCCACGGTCGAGGACGTCGCATACGAGATCGGTCCCGGTCTCGGGCGCGACACAGTCGCCGGGCGGGTCGACGGGGAGTTGGTCGCAAAGGAGGAACCGATCGAGGCAGACGCCGAACTACAGATCGTGACCGAGGGCAGTGAGGACTACCTGGAGGTCCTCCGGCACACCGCCTCCCACGTCTTCGCCCAGGCCCTCCAGCGGATCCACCCCGAGGCGAAACTCGCCATCGGGCCGGCCACCGACGAGGGCTTTTACTATGACGTGGACGGCGTCGAACTGGACCAGGACGACCTCCGGGCGATCCAGGCCGAGATGGAGGCCATTATCGAGGCCGATTACGACGTCGAGCGGGTCGAACTCTCTCGGAATGAGGCCCTGGAGTTCTACGAGGACAACCCCTACAAACAGGAGATCCTCGAAGACGAGGCCGCCGGCGAGGGCCCCATCAGCTTCTACCGACAGGACGACTGGCAGGACCTGTGTAAGGGCCCGCACGTCTCCTCGACGGGCGCGGTTGGGGCGGTCGAACTCCTGAACGTCTCGGCGGCCTACTGGCGCGGGGACGAGGACCGGGCGACCCTCACGCGGGTCTACGGCACGGCCTTCCCCGACCAGGACGAACTGGAGGACTACCTGGAGAAACGCGAACAGGCCAAAGAGCGCGATCACCGCCGCCTGGGGACCGAACTCGAACTGTTCTCCATCCCCGACGTGACCGGGCCCGGGTTGCCGCTCTATCACCCGAACGGCAAGACGGTGCTGCGGGAACTGGAGTCCTACGTCACGGAGATGAACCTGGACGAGGATTACGACTACGTCGAGACGCCCCATCTCTTCCGGACCGAACTCTGGAAGCAGTCCGGACACTACGACAACTACGTGGATGACATGTTCCTCCTCGACGTGAACGACGAGGAGTACGGGCTCAAGCCCATGAACTGTCCGGGCCATGCGATGATCTTCGATCAGACGACCTGGAGCTATCGGGACCTGCCAGAGCGCTACGCCGAGGACGGGAAGGTCTACCGCAAGGAACAGCGTGGCGAGTTGTCGGGGCTCTCCCGGGTCTGGGCGTTTACCATCGACGACGGCCACCTCTTTGTTCGTCCCGACCAGATCGAGGCCGAGGTCTCGACCATCGTGGACATGATCTTCGAGGTCCTAGAGACCTTCGACCTGGAGGCGGAGGTCGCCCTGGCGACCCGGCCGGAGAAGTCGGTTGGCAGCGACGAGATCTGGGAGACCGCCGAGAGCCAGCTCCGGGAGGTCCTGGCGGATCTGGGCCTGGAATACGACCTGGAGGAAGGCGACGGAGCCTTCTACGGCCCAAAGATCGACTTCGCCTTCGAGGACGCCCTCGGTCGGACCTGGGACGGCCCGACGGTGCAACTCGACTTCAACATGCCCGAGCGCTTCGACCTGACCTACACCGGGGCGGACAACGAGGACCATCGGCCGGTCATGATCCACCGGGCGCTTTACGGCAGCTACGAGCGTTTCTTCATGGTGCTCATCGAGCACTTCAACGGCAAGTTCCCGCTCTGGCTCGCGCCCGAGCAGGTCCGGATCCTCCCCGTCTCCGACACCAACCTGGCGTACGCCCGCTCGGTCGCGGACCGACTGGACGAGGCGGGCTTCCGGGTCGAGGTCGAGGATCGGGACTGGACGGTCGGCAAGAAGATCCAGGGGACCCACGAGGACCGGGTGCCCTACATGCTGGTACTGGGTGACGAGGAGGAGAGCGCCGGCCAGATTTCGGTCCGCGATCGCGAAGAGCGCGAGGAGAAGGGCATCGAATTCGAGTCCTTCCTCGATCACCTCGTGGCCGAGCGGGACGAGCGCCGCATCGAACCCGACTTCCTGGCCGAGTAG
- the pyrE gene encoding orotate phosphoribosyltransferase: MKAEIVAALKAAEAVRYGEFELSHGGTSEYYVDKYRFETDPQALETVATAFAERVGDSPLAGVALGAVPLVTATGIATGNPYVIVRKQTKEYGTGNRIEGTLPEEPVVVLEDVATTGKSALSAVEALREAGATVDRVLVVVDREEGAAELLAEHDVSLESLVTASDLLADRD; the protein is encoded by the coding sequence ATGAAAGCCGAGATCGTAGCGGCACTGAAGGCGGCCGAGGCGGTTCGATACGGCGAATTCGAGCTCTCACACGGTGGGACGAGCGAGTACTACGTCGACAAATATCGCTTCGAGACCGACCCACAGGCCCTGGAGACTGTCGCGACGGCCTTCGCCGAGCGCGTTGGCGATTCCCCACTGGCCGGCGTGGCCCTGGGCGCGGTTCCGCTCGTGACTGCGACTGGCATCGCGACCGGCAATCCATACGTGATCGTGCGCAAACAGACAAAGGAATATGGCACCGGCAACCGGATCGAGGGCACGCTCCCCGAGGAACCCGTCGTGGTTCTGGAGGACGTCGCGACCACCGGGAAGAGCGCCCTGTCGGCCGTCGAGGCGCTCCGCGAGGCCGGGGCGACGGTCGACCGCGTGCTCGTGGTCGTCGACCGCGAGGAAGGGGCGGCTGAACTGCTCGCCGAGCACGACGTGAGCCTCGAATCACTCGTCACGGCGAGTGACCTCCTGGCCGATCGGGACTGA
- a CDS encoding branched-chain amino acid transaminase, with amino-acid sequence MPGFDEMDVETIWMDGEYVDWEDATVHVLSHALHYGTGIFEGARAYDTEQGTAIFRWDAHLDRLYDSAKPYELDIPFSREELTEATLELLRRNELDSAYIRPLVYYGYHSLGVSPAECPTETMIATWPWGTYLGEEALQEGVEVTVSSWRKHASSQVPTNVKTTGLYVNSMLAGEEARKQGATEAILLNKEGDVAEGPGENIFLVRDGEIFTPGLSESILEGITRDTVITLAEERGYTVHDEASISRGELYTADELFFTGSAAEVTPIRKVDNVEIGSGSRGPITEELQQAYFDLTEQAAEHEEWFTFVN; translated from the coding sequence ATGCCTGGATTCGACGAGATGGACGTCGAGACGATCTGGATGGACGGGGAGTACGTCGACTGGGAGGACGCCACCGTCCACGTCTTGAGCCACGCGTTGCACTACGGAACCGGGATCTTCGAGGGCGCGCGAGCCTACGACACCGAACAGGGCACCGCGATCTTCCGCTGGGATGCCCACCTCGATCGGCTCTACGATTCGGCCAAACCCTACGAACTGGACATCCCGTTCTCCCGGGAGGAACTCACCGAGGCGACCCTTGAACTCCTCCGGCGGAACGAACTGGACTCCGCGTACATCCGGCCGCTCGTGTACTACGGCTATCACAGCCTGGGCGTGAGCCCAGCGGAGTGTCCCACCGAGACGATGATCGCCACCTGGCCCTGGGGGACCTACCTGGGCGAGGAGGCCCTGCAGGAGGGCGTCGAAGTCACCGTCTCCTCCTGGCGCAAGCACGCCTCCAGTCAGGTTCCGACCAACGTCAAGACCACCGGGCTCTACGTCAACAGCATGCTCGCCGGCGAGGAGGCCCGCAAGCAGGGCGCGACCGAGGCGATCCTCCTGAACAAGGAGGGTGACGTGGCCGAGGGACCGGGCGAGAACATCTTCCTCGTCCGGGACGGCGAGATCTTTACCCCCGGGCTCTCCGAGAGCATCCTCGAAGGGATTACCCGGGATACGGTCATCACGCTGGCCGAGGAGCGTGGCTATACGGTCCACGACGAGGCCTCGATCAGCCGCGGCGAACTGTATACGGCCGACGAACTGTTCTTCACCGGTTCGGCGGCTGAAGTCACGCCCATCCGCAAGGTGGACAACGTCGAGATCGGTTCGGGCTCGCGGGGGCCGATCACCGAAGAACTCCAGCAGGCCTACTTCGACCTGACCGAGCAGGCGGCCGAACACGAGGAGTGGTTCACGTTCGTCAACTAG
- a CDS encoding CDP-2,3-bis-(O-geranylgeranyl)-sn-glycerol synthase, producing MDLVAVVATAVWAMLPAYVPNNAAVLGGGGPPIDGCRLWRGDRLLGDGKTWRGTVVGIGAGVAVGLILGWLRAPASALLGISLPAFSLGALFALPTGAMLGDIAASFLKRRTGRKRGRPFPGLDQLDFVLGALLLAGLADPAWFGVVFTLPVLVTVLVLTPALHVSTNAIAYWLGLKDEPW from the coding sequence ATGGATCTGGTAGCGGTCGTCGCGACGGCGGTCTGGGCGATGTTGCCCGCCTACGTGCCGAACAACGCAGCGGTACTCGGCGGTGGGGGCCCGCCGATCGACGGCTGCCGTCTGTGGCGCGGGGACCGACTGCTCGGCGACGGCAAGACCTGGCGCGGGACGGTCGTGGGAATCGGGGCCGGGGTCGCCGTTGGCCTCATTCTGGGATGGCTCCGGGCTCCGGCGAGTGCCCTGCTCGGAATCTCGCTCCCGGCGTTTTCGCTGGGCGCGCTGTTCGCGCTGCCGACCGGGGCGATGCTGGGCGACATCGCCGCCTCCTTTCTGAAACGACGGACCGGGCGCAAACGGGGGCGACCGTTTCCGGGGCTGGATCAGCTAGACTTCGTGCTCGGAGCACTTCTCCTGGCTGGGCTTGCCGACCCGGCCTGGTTCGGGGTCGTCTTCACGCTCCCGGTGCTGGTCACCGTGCTCGTGCTCACGCCGGCCCTGCACGTCTCGACGAACGCGATCGCCTACTGGCTCGGGCTGAAAGACGAACCCTGGTGA
- a CDS encoding Vms1/Ankzf1 family peptidyl-tRNA hydrolase, producing MLDRLLGRAALKERIETLEAERSSLEAQLESADENRRAAERARQEAEARVNRLEDRITELEDRVERAEGGERTVQFRGESALRGDRLETVLSRLESFRAPPDGAMTAMVEGSPPEPVRDVLGDRAPLVGRAAPALVYADDETLLSVALRPPVPPAHFVEFDTSFHVDRDWFQPGGRYTLALVRADLFAMGTYEDREQVAYEGFRSDVKGDHSKGGFSQARFERRRDQQIESHLEKAHEALSAATEPLYVVGESTLLSEFESEATVTRPVDATGAPREALADAVDRFWRTKLYLL from the coding sequence ATGCTCGACCGGCTACTGGGACGTGCGGCGCTCAAAGAGCGCATCGAGACCCTGGAGGCGGAGCGGTCCTCGCTCGAAGCGCAACTCGAATCTGCCGACGAGAACCGGCGAGCGGCCGAACGGGCCCGTCAGGAGGCCGAAGCGCGGGTGAACCGGCTGGAAGACCGCATCACCGAACTCGAAGACCGCGTGGAACGGGCCGAGGGCGGGGAGCGAACCGTCCAGTTCCGGGGCGAGTCGGCCCTCCGTGGCGACCGACTGGAGACAGTCCTGTCCCGCCTCGAATCGTTCCGTGCCCCCCCGGATGGGGCCATGACCGCGATGGTCGAGGGGTCCCCACCGGAACCCGTTCGGGACGTGCTCGGGGATCGGGCCCCGCTCGTGGGTCGGGCCGCGCCCGCACTCGTGTACGCCGACGACGAGACCCTGCTGAGCGTCGCGCTTCGGCCACCCGTTCCGCCGGCCCACTTCGTCGAATTCGACACGTCCTTTCACGTCGACCGGGACTGGTTCCAGCCCGGGGGCCGTTATACTCTCGCCCTCGTGCGCGCGGACCTCTTCGCGATGGGCACCTACGAGGACCGCGAGCAGGTCGCGTACGAGGGCTTTCGAAGCGACGTCAAGGGCGACCACTCGAAAGGCGGGTTCTCCCAGGCGCGGTTCGAGCGTCGGCGCGACCAGCAGATCGAATCCCACCTCGAAAAAGCCCACGAGGCGCTCTCCGCGGCCACAGAACCGCTTTACGTCGTCGGGGAGTCCACCCTGCTGTCCGAGTTCGAGTCCGAAGCGACGGTCACTCGGCCCGTCGACGCCACGGGCGCCCCCCGCGAGGCCCTCGCGGACGCCGTCGATCGGTTCTGGCGGACGAAATTGTATCTGCTGTAA